The genomic interval CCTTTGCGTCATCGACTTTGGCGGCCCGGATCACGCGATGCGGCTCGTGTCGGTTCACAACGGTGTCACGATCGACGAGGTCGTCGCGGCGACGAGTTTCGAATTGGTGACCGAAGACGTCGGTGAAACCCGCGCGCCTAGCGACGCTGAACTCACGATTCTGCGCGAGCAGTTGGATCCAAACGCAATTGCGACCAAAGAGGTCCCGGGCTGAAAAGAGCCCCCTCCCCCTGGAGATCCTCCGATTGTCTTCTGCACTCCACACCGAAATTTGTGACCGACTGGGTATCCGCTACCCGATCATTCAGACAGGCATGGGATGGGTCGCGACCCCCGAGCTCGTGGCGGCGGTGAGCAATGCTGGCGCGATCGGTTTTTTGGCGGCGGCGACCATACCTCCAGCTGAAGTCGAGGCCGCGATCCTGGACGTAAAGAAGCTGACCGACAAACCGTTCGGCGTAAATTTTTTGATGGACGCGCCGGGCGCCGATGTCATTACTGAGGCGATCATCCGCCAGGGAGTCAAGGCGGCGGGATACAACCGGGCCCCCAATGCGGACTTGATCGGAACTCTCAAAGACGCGGGCGTCGTATGTGTCCCGACCTGCGGTGCCGTGAAACACGTGCAGAAGGCCGAGCAGTTGGGTGCGGACATCGTGGTCGTTCAGGGCGGGGAAGGCGGTGGGCATACGGGACCCGTTCCAACTTCGATTTTGTTGCCCGCTGCTGCCGCTGCCGTCGATATCCCTGTCGTCGGTGCAGGGGGCTTCAAGGACGGCAGGGGGTTGGTGGCTGCGCTCGCATTCGGAGCCGCCGGAATCGCGATGGGAACCCGCTTCGTCCTGACCCAGGAGAGTCCGGTACCCAAGACGAGCACCGATCGTTTCCTGGCCGCCGAGGTCGCGGATGTGGTCGTCACGAGACAGATCGACGGTCTGCCCCAACGCGTCGTGATGAATGAATTGGTAAGGCGCCTCGAAGAAGCGTCGCCATTGGTGCGCTTGCTCCTGGCGCTGCGCAACGGGCTCGCCTTCCGCAAAACGTCCGGTGCATCCGTTTCCGAACTGGTAAGCAGCGCGCTCAAAATGCGCCGCAACCAACGGCTGACCAACGCCCAGACGATCATGGCCGCCAACGCGCCAATGCTCGCGAAGAAGGGCATGGCGGAGGGCGATCCGATCAACGGCTACCTGCCCGGCGGCAGCATCGCGGGGGTCATTGACGACATTCCAACCTGTGAAGAATTGATCCAACGAATCATGAGCGAAGCCGAGACCACGATCTCGGCGCTCGCGAACTAGACGGGAACCCGTATGGCAATCGACATCGAAGTAAATGACGGCATTGGCGAAGTGGTGATCAACAATCCGCCGGTGAACGCGCTGGGGAGCCAGGACTGGTTCGAATTTGCAGCGGGGATCAAGGCCCTGGGCGAAAACCCGGACGTCAATTGCGTCGTGATTCGCGCCGAGGGCAAGGGCTTTCAGGCGGGAGTCGACATCAAGGAACTCGCGCAAGACAGCAGCAAGATTCTCGAGGTGAACCGCGGCTGCTACGACACCTTCGGCAATATCTACGATTGTCCCATCCCGGTAATCTCGGCGGTTCACGGCTACTGCATCGGCGGCGGCATCGGAATCGCCGGTGCTTCGGATATCGTGATCGCGTCGGAGTGCGCCACGTTTTCTCTTCCCGAAATCGATCGCGGGGCGCTGGGCGCGGCGACCCACTTGATGCGGCTGTTCGGCATGCAGAAGACCCGCCGCATGCTCTACACCGGTGAGGCGATCGATGTCCAGGAGGCGTATCGCCTCGGCGGTGTCGAATCGATCGTGCCCAAAGAAAAGCTGCGCGATGAAGCGATGAAGCTCGCGCGCTGCATTGCGGATAAATCCCCCAAGGCGCTGCGCCTGGCCAAGTTGTCGCTGAACGGGATCGAATTGCTGGATCCCAAGGAGAGCTACAAATTTGAACAGGGGCTCACCTTGGAATTGTATAAGTCGTCGGATTCCCAGGAAGCGCGCGACGCGTTCTTGGAAAAACGAGAGGCCAACTTCACCGACAAATCGTAGACCGCGAGCGAGACGGGGCGAGAAACTACCCAGCAACTACACAGAACGACAAGGAAGTACGACGAAGCATGGATCTCAATTTTACATCCGAACAAATGGCTTTCCGTAGCGAAGCCCGAACCTGGCTGGAGAGCAACGTCCCTTCGGAACCGCTGCAGTCATTCGATACCAAGGTGGGCTTCGAAGAACACCGGGACTGGGAGCAAAAGCTCAACGCCGGAGGCTGGGCAATGGTTCCCTGGCCCGTCGAATACGGCGGGCGCGGGGCCAATCTTCTCGAGTGGCTGATTTTCGAAGAGGAGTACTACCGCGCCGGTGCACCGGCGCGCGTCAACCAGAACGGGATCTTCTTGCTCGGCCCCACCATCATGGAGTACGGAACCGACGAACAGAAGGCGCGCTTCTTGCC from Myxococcales bacterium carries:
- a CDS encoding enoyl-CoA hydratase family protein, producing MAIDIEVNDGIGEVVINNPPVNALGSQDWFEFAAGIKALGENPDVNCVVIRAEGKGFQAGVDIKELAQDSSKILEVNRGCYDTFGNIYDCPIPVISAVHGYCIGGGIGIAGASDIVIASECATFSLPEIDRGALGAATHLMRLFGMQKTRRMLYTGEAIDVQEAYRLGGVESIVPKEKLRDEAMKLARCIADKSPKALRLAKLSLNGIELLDPKESYKFEQGLTLELYKSSDSQEARDAFLEKREANFTDKS
- a CDS encoding nitronate monooxygenase, which gives rise to MSSALHTEICDRLGIRYPIIQTGMGWVATPELVAAVSNAGAIGFLAAATIPPAEVEAAILDVKKLTDKPFGVNFLMDAPGADVITEAIIRQGVKAAGYNRAPNADLIGTLKDAGVVCVPTCGAVKHVQKAEQLGADIVVVQGGEGGGHTGPVPTSILLPAAAAAVDIPVVGAGGFKDGRGLVAALAFGAAGIAMGTRFVLTQESPVPKTSTDRFLAAEVADVVVTRQIDGLPQRVVMNELVRRLEEASPLVRLLLALRNGLAFRKTSGASVSELVSSALKMRRNQRLTNAQTIMAANAPMLAKKGMAEGDPINGYLPGGSIAGVIDDIPTCEELIQRIMSEAETTISALAN